One region of Parerythrobacter jejuensis genomic DNA includes:
- a CDS encoding hydantoinase/oxoprolinase family protein: MAYRLGVDVGGTFTDLLLIDETSGHTHRDKVPSTPDDPGRAVIDGARGLCEREGVSPGDLSLFLHGTTVATNAVLEKKIARVGLVVTEGYRHILQIARSLVPGGLAAWIVWPKPEPMAPLECTIEAPERMGAKGDTVRDLDEATLRQRLEKLKATEEIEALTVCLINSYANGAHERRVGEICAEIFPDIPISLSVDILPEMQEYERALTTVANSGVRPTVARYVNNLNTQIQEWGSSAKLNLLRSDGGLMSAEKSAAAPVNLLMSGPAGGVAGAEWIASNAGVENVLTLDMGGTSTDVALIEKGSARLQRETSVGDLNVRASSIDVKTVGAGGGSIAFVPELTKALRVGPESAGAVPGPVAYGKGGELPTVTDANVVLGYLPEALLGGSFNLDREGATKAVQTIADALGVTLMEAAAGIIDIVNENMFGALRLVSVQQGYDPRDFALMGFGGAGPLHANAMGKLMNSWPVIIPPSPGVLCAYGDATTRQRVETQRSFNTLVPDTDDAAVQAVIDEITAQVRNELAEEGVDPADQTSQIEVDIRYSGQAFEVPLPFPPGSTIADLVERFDAEHKRLFTFNLPDTAHEIVNIRAVALGKPANVSAETIPEGNGDPSAAKLRDHQLYMDGEMRDAVIYDRARLRAGDIIPGPAIVTEMDSTTLVHLGCQARVDAKGNLLITLEGEAA, encoded by the coding sequence ATGGCATATCGGCTTGGCGTGGACGTCGGGGGAACATTTACCGACTTGCTGCTGATCGACGAAACCAGCGGGCACACCCATCGCGACAAGGTCCCGTCCACTCCGGACGACCCCGGTCGCGCCGTGATCGATGGCGCGCGCGGGCTGTGCGAGCGGGAAGGCGTATCACCCGGCGATCTCTCGCTGTTCCTCCACGGAACCACCGTCGCCACCAATGCCGTGCTGGAAAAGAAGATCGCCCGCGTGGGCCTGGTCGTCACCGAGGGCTATCGCCACATATTGCAGATCGCCCGAAGCCTGGTGCCAGGTGGTCTGGCCGCATGGATTGTCTGGCCCAAGCCGGAGCCGATGGCGCCGCTGGAATGCACCATCGAAGCACCCGAGAGGATGGGTGCCAAAGGCGACACCGTGCGCGATCTTGATGAAGCAACCCTGCGCCAGCGACTCGAGAAATTGAAAGCCACCGAAGAGATCGAAGCGCTGACCGTGTGCCTGATCAATTCCTACGCCAATGGCGCACATGAACGCCGGGTCGGTGAGATTTGCGCGGAGATATTCCCGGACATTCCGATTTCGCTTTCGGTCGATATCCTGCCCGAAATGCAGGAATATGAGCGCGCGCTCACTACCGTCGCCAACAGCGGCGTGCGGCCCACTGTCGCCCGCTACGTCAACAATCTGAACACCCAGATCCAGGAATGGGGGTCCTCGGCAAAGCTCAACCTGCTCCGTTCCGATGGCGGCTTGATGAGCGCCGAGAAGAGTGCCGCCGCACCTGTGAACCTACTGATGTCCGGCCCAGCTGGCGGTGTTGCAGGTGCCGAATGGATTGCCAGCAACGCTGGCGTCGAGAATGTTCTCACCCTCGATATGGGCGGCACCTCCACCGATGTGGCACTGATCGAGAAAGGCTCCGCCCGGCTTCAGCGCGAGACAAGCGTGGGAGACCTGAATGTCCGTGCTTCGTCGATCGATGTTAAGACTGTTGGCGCTGGCGGAGGTTCCATCGCCTTTGTACCTGAACTGACCAAGGCGTTGCGGGTTGGCCCCGAAAGCGCAGGCGCAGTGCCCGGCCCCGTGGCCTACGGCAAAGGTGGCGAATTGCCGACCGTTACCGATGCCAATGTGGTGCTGGGATATTTGCCCGAAGCATTGCTGGGTGGCAGTTTCAATCTTGACCGTGAGGGCGCGACCAAGGCCGTGCAGACCATTGCCGATGCGCTGGGCGTCACGCTGATGGAGGCGGCGGCTGGTATCATCGATATCGTCAACGAGAACATGTTTGGCGCGCTGCGGCTGGTTTCCGTCCAGCAAGGCTATGACCCGCGTGATTTTGCACTGATGGGCTTTGGCGGGGCCGGTCCGCTGCATGCCAATGCGATGGGCAAGCTGATGAACAGCTGGCCGGTGATTATCCCGCCCAGCCCCGGCGTTCTGTGCGCTTATGGTGATGCGACCACCCGGCAGCGGGTGGAAACACAGCGTAGCTTTAACACGCTCGTGCCTGATACCGATGATGCCGCAGTGCAGGCGGTGATCGACGAAATCACGGCGCAAGTGCGAAACGAATTGGCCGAGGAAGGCGTCGATCCTGCTGATCAGACCAGCCAGATCGAAGTCGATATCCGCTATTCGGGCCAGGCTTTCGAGGTGCCCCTGCCCTTCCCGCCCGGCAGTACCATTGCCGATCTGGTCGAGCGGTTCGATGCGGAGCACAAGCGGCTCTTCACCTTCAACCTGCCCGACACCGCGCATGAAATCGTCAACATCCGCGCGGTCGCGCTCGGCAAGCCGGCCAATGTCAGCGCCGAGACTATCCCGGAGGGTAATGGCGATCCCTCGGCTGCCAAACTGCGAGATCATCAACTCTATATGGATGGGGAGATGCGCGATGCGGTGATTTATGACCGCGCCAGGCTGCGGGCGGGTGACATTATCCCGGGCCCCGCCATCGTCACGGAAATGGATTCCACCACACTGGTCCATCTTGGCTGCCAGGCGCGTGTCGACGCGAAAGGCAATCTGCTGATTACTCTGGAAGGGGAGGCTGCATAA
- a CDS encoding hydroxymethylglutaryl-CoA lyase: MSADQVSIVEVGPRDGLQNEPDIIGTADKLAMIERMIGYGARRLEVASFVHPKRVPQMADAEDVIASLPDRADVAYIGLCLNKRGIMRGLATREGGKRGIDEAGCVLVGSDTFGQKNQGQTIAEGIAENRAMIRFAKEEGLAAQVTISAAFGCPFEGEVKPETILAIAEEMAAEEPSEIALADTIGVGVPAQVEELFGRLGDLLCGKIPMRAHFHDTRNTGIANAWAAYGAGVRTFDCSLGGLGGCPFAPNATGNIATEDLIYLMGQSGIGHGLDLEGTIKTNHWFADILGRELPSLVARAA; the protein is encoded by the coding sequence ATGTCCGCTGATCAGGTTTCCATCGTCGAAGTGGGCCCGCGCGACGGGCTGCAGAACGAGCCGGATATCATCGGGACAGCCGACAAACTGGCGATGATCGAGCGGATGATCGGCTATGGCGCGCGCCGGCTTGAGGTCGCCAGCTTCGTCCACCCAAAGCGCGTGCCGCAGATGGCAGATGCGGAAGATGTGATTGCCAGCCTGCCTGACCGTGCCGACGTCGCTTATATCGGCCTGTGCCTGAACAAGCGCGGCATCATGCGTGGATTGGCCACACGCGAAGGCGGCAAGCGGGGCATTGACGAAGCGGGCTGTGTGCTGGTGGGCAGCGATACATTCGGTCAAAAGAACCAGGGCCAGACCATCGCGGAAGGCATCGCCGAGAACCGCGCCATGATCCGCTTCGCGAAGGAAGAAGGTCTGGCCGCGCAAGTCACCATCTCTGCCGCATTTGGCTGTCCGTTCGAAGGCGAAGTGAAGCCGGAGACGATCCTCGCTATCGCCGAGGAAATGGCAGCCGAGGAGCCAAGCGAAATCGCATTGGCTGATACGATCGGCGTAGGCGTGCCCGCGCAGGTCGAGGAATTGTTCGGGAGGCTCGGCGACTTGCTTTGCGGCAAGATCCCGATGCGGGCGCATTTTCATGACACACGCAATACCGGCATCGCCAATGCCTGGGCGGCTTATGGTGCCGGCGTGCGCACCTTTGACTGCTCGTTGGGCGGATTGGGCGGTTGCCCTTTTGCTCCCAACGCCACCGGCAACATCGCCACCGAAGACTTGATCTACCTGATGGGGCAATCCGGGATCGGGCACGGGCTCGACCTGGAGGGAACCATCAAAACCAACCATTGGTTTGCGGACATATTGGGCCGCGAATTACCATCATTGGTCGCTCGCGCGGCCTGA
- a CDS encoding CaiB/BaiF CoA transferase family protein yields MAEGALSGLRLIEMGQLIAGPFCGQLMGDHGAEVIKIEPPKVGDAMRNWGQGIPLWFSVVARNKKSITLNLREKEGQDIVRKLAAKSDFLLENFRPGTLERWNLGWDDLHAVNEALIMIRVSGYGQTGPYSSRAGYGGIGEAMGGMRYLAGEPDRPPSRAGLSIGDSLAATYACLGALMALNHRHKTGLGQMVDSAIYEAVLANMESTISEYTVTGHIRERTGSILPKIAPSNVYPTIDGSVLVAGNQDSVWKRMSAMMGMAELGDDPRYNSHVARGQRQAELDDLIGEWTRKFTSQQVLDMCEEHGVPAGNMYRAPEMLEDPHFAAREAIIERDHPKHDNFKMQNVAPKLSATPGGVDWVGPELGEHNELVYGELLGMDSGTMSDLEERGII; encoded by the coding sequence ATGGCTGAAGGCGCGCTTTCCGGGTTGCGATTGATCGAAATGGGGCAATTGATTGCCGGGCCGTTTTGCGGACAGCTGATGGGCGATCATGGCGCTGAAGTGATCAAGATCGAACCACCAAAAGTAGGCGATGCCATGCGCAATTGGGGGCAGGGCATTCCGCTGTGGTTTTCGGTCGTGGCGCGCAACAAAAAGTCGATCACGCTCAATCTTCGCGAAAAGGAAGGCCAGGATATCGTCCGTAAGCTGGCGGCAAAGTCCGACTTTCTGCTCGAGAATTTCCGCCCCGGCACTCTGGAGCGATGGAACCTTGGTTGGGATGATCTTCACGCTGTCAATGAGGCGCTGATCATGATCCGCGTCTCCGGATATGGCCAGACCGGGCCCTATTCCAGCCGGGCCGGCTATGGAGGGATTGGCGAGGCGATGGGCGGGATGCGCTATCTTGCTGGCGAACCGGATCGCCCGCCAAGCCGGGCAGGCCTTTCGATCGGCGATTCGCTGGCGGCGACCTATGCCTGTCTCGGGGCACTGATGGCGCTCAATCACCGGCACAAGACCGGGCTAGGTCAAATGGTCGACTCCGCAATCTACGAGGCAGTCTTGGCCAATATGGAATCGACCATTTCGGAATATACCGTGACCGGCCATATCCGAGAGCGAACTGGCTCGATCCTGCCCAAGATTGCGCCCTCCAACGTTTATCCGACAATTGATGGCAGTGTGCTGGTGGCGGGCAACCAGGACTCGGTATGGAAGCGGATGTCGGCGATGATGGGTATGGCAGAATTGGGCGATGATCCGCGCTACAACAGCCATGTCGCACGCGGGCAGCGCCAGGCCGAACTCGACGATCTGATCGGGGAATGGACCCGAAAATTCACGAGCCAGCAAGTGCTTGATATGTGTGAGGAACATGGTGTTCCTGCGGGCAATATGTACCGCGCGCCAGAGATGCTGGAAGATCCGCATTTCGCCGCGCGGGAGGCGATTATAGAGCGCGATCATCCCAAGCATGACAATTTCAAAATGCAGAATGTCGCCCCGAAATTGTCCGCCACGCCGGGCGGAGTGGACTGGGTCGGGCCGGAGCTCGGCGAGCATAACGAACTGGTTTATGGAGAGCTTCTGGGGATGGATTCTGGCACCATGTCGGACCTGGAAGAGCGCGGCATCATCTGA
- a CDS encoding GntR family transcriptional regulator, with translation MSRASDTAYEKIRGFVLGGEAQPGEQLTEERLADIAGVSRTPVREAVRRLEGEMLLVRSASKRIFVADWSHDDIDEMFTLRMMLEGHAAERAARHISSDALDQLAAINARLAEAVAKRPPDITDFLDANREFHDVIIEAARSPRLAQVLAMLVEQPVVRRTARQYTFEQLDQSARDHDELIAAFRARDEGWAQAVMSSHLRRAFHAFSQAAEGVANDDDIEAAE, from the coding sequence ATGAGTCGCGCTTCCGACACTGCCTATGAGAAAATCCGCGGCTTTGTGCTGGGTGGCGAAGCCCAGCCGGGAGAGCAGCTGACTGAGGAAAGGCTGGCAGACATTGCCGGCGTCAGCCGCACTCCAGTGCGCGAAGCCGTCCGCCGGCTGGAAGGCGAGATGCTGCTGGTGCGCAGTGCGTCAAAGCGAATCTTTGTGGCCGACTGGTCGCATGACGACATCGATGAGATGTTCACTCTGCGCATGATGCTGGAGGGCCATGCCGCAGAACGCGCGGCGCGGCATATTTCGTCTGACGCGCTCGACCAACTTGCCGCCATCAATGCGAGGCTCGCCGAGGCTGTGGCGAAACGCCCACCCGACATCACGGATTTCCTCGATGCGAACCGAGAATTTCACGATGTCATCATAGAGGCGGCCCGGTCTCCGCGGCTGGCACAAGTGCTTGCCATGCTGGTCGAACAACCGGTCGTTCGCCGCACTGCGCGGCAGTACACGTTCGAGCAATTGGACCAGTCAGCGCGCGATCATGACGAGCTGATTGCCGCTTTTCGCGCCCGCGATGAAGGTTGGGCCCAAGCCGTGATGAGCAGCCATTTGCGCCGCGCCTTCCACGCCTTTTCCCAGGCAGCCGAGGGCGTCGCCAATGACGATGATATTGAGGCCGCCGAATAG
- a CDS encoding aspartate/glutamate racemase family protein, with the protein MAQAKRIKVIVPIPMDEAGVANRAEQLPDDFVRPGFAPEFEAVRFGAALGDSYHDTMLMDWTVFQAGVTAEKEGYAGVLIDTVSDSGLRPLRSALSVPVVGPGEASFAMAMMLGKKFSVITMWPEWFPLYEKTLTEYGWHSRCASLRSIDTRPDVTELLEGKEEIVFGKLKAQAERAIADDGADVIVLGSTTMHQSANFLAENLPVPVINPGQVAYKMLETQIELGLTHSKTAFPAPEVPMHADIRKGWY; encoded by the coding sequence ATGGCGCAAGCAAAGCGTATCAAGGTCATCGTTCCCATCCCGATGGATGAGGCCGGGGTCGCAAACCGTGCCGAGCAATTGCCGGACGATTTCGTGCGGCCCGGATTTGCGCCCGAATTTGAGGCTGTCCGCTTTGGCGCTGCGTTGGGCGATTCTTACCACGACACGATGCTGATGGACTGGACGGTGTTCCAGGCCGGCGTGACTGCCGAAAAAGAAGGCTACGCCGGTGTCCTGATCGATACGGTGAGTGACAGTGGCTTGCGGCCGCTGCGTTCTGCGCTGTCCGTACCGGTGGTTGGCCCTGGCGAGGCAAGCTTTGCCATGGCGATGATGCTGGGAAAGAAATTCAGCGTTATCACCATGTGGCCCGAATGGTTCCCGCTCTACGAAAAGACCCTGACCGAATATGGCTGGCACAGCCGCTGCGCCTCGCTGCGGTCGATCGATACGCGCCCCGATGTAACCGAACTGCTCGAGGGCAAGGAGGAGATCGTGTTCGGCAAGCTCAAAGCGCAGGCCGAACGCGCGATTGCCGATGACGGTGCGGATGTGATTGTGCTGGGCTCCACCACGATGCACCAATCGGCCAACTTTCTTGCCGAGAACCTGCCCGTCCCGGTGATCAACCCAGGGCAGGTCGCCTACAAAATGCTCGAAACGCAGATCGAGCTCGGCCTGACCCATTCCAAGACGGCCTTTCCGGCCCCTGAAGTGCCGATGCACGCCGACATACGCAAAGGATGGTATTGA
- a CDS encoding nuclear transport factor 2 family protein, whose amino-acid sequence MSEWSATEWSEGCPGQAPLPYPFYVDIVTKRYFDGVDNKNMDQVLNCFTPDAVLTEATSDTVHEGREAIRAMFVKLFADFESIWHGNFVHTADPQSNAVCSQFTVLITPNAGDELRYENCNRFYLKDRLFHRVTVYMSGDNLLKEGDA is encoded by the coding sequence ATGAGCGAGTGGAGCGCAACCGAATGGAGTGAGGGCTGCCCCGGACAAGCGCCGCTGCCCTATCCCTTTTACGTCGACATCGTGACCAAGAGGTATTTCGACGGGGTCGACAATAAGAACATGGATCAGGTGCTGAACTGCTTCACACCCGACGCGGTGCTGACCGAAGCGACCAGCGACACGGTGCATGAAGGGCGCGAGGCGATCCGGGCGATGTTCGTCAAGCTGTTCGCCGATTTCGAAAGCATCTGGCACGGCAATTTCGTCCACACTGCGGATCCTCAAAGCAATGCCGTTTGCAGCCAGTTTACCGTGCTGATCACGCCCAATGCCGGGGATGAGTTGCGGTATGAAAACTGCAACCGCTTCTATCTGAAGGATCGCCTGTTCCACCGCGTGACGGTTTATATGTCCGGCGACAATCTGCTGAAGGAAGGAGACGCCTGA
- a CDS encoding nuclear transport factor 2 family protein — translation MQYEPSLGRDELIEFATKTYFGNVDAKNMEAALDCFHDEALFCVQTAHTRHSGKAEIRRMFEDFFGAYETIIHRDFTCTVDEANGRITASFIAELHDADGQVTLLNNTNFWRFRPGPDGPKFQEVYVYMSGANVLT, via the coding sequence ATGCAGTATGAACCCTCCCTTGGTCGCGACGAACTGATCGAATTCGCCACCAAAACCTATTTCGGCAATGTCGATGCGAAGAACATGGAGGCGGCTCTCGATTGCTTCCATGACGAAGCTCTGTTCTGCGTCCAGACCGCGCACACTCGGCACAGCGGCAAGGCGGAAATCCGCCGCATGTTCGAAGACTTCTTCGGGGCCTATGAGACCATCATCCATCGTGATTTTACTTGTACGGTCGACGAAGCGAATGGCCGGATCACAGCGTCTTTCATTGCAGAACTGCATGACGCGGACGGGCAAGTCACCTTGCTCAACAACACTAATTTCTGGCGCTTCCGGCCCGGCCCCGATGGGCCCAAATTCCAGGAAGTCTATGTCTATATGAGCGGGGCAAACGTCCTGACCTGA
- a CDS encoding TonB-dependent receptor codes for MRTFKNTLACGAAFAAVAMASPAFAQDADAADGASEGAPDGDVIIVTARRQSEELADVPASITVFTQEALARTGVERADEFVQLTPGVTIVSGTAEAGDTQINIRGINGARDAESSVALVVDGILKTNTAQLNQDQGTLRQIEILKGPQGALYGRNAAAGAIVVQTLKPGDFLEGGVKISAAEDETYRASAYISSPIGDNAGVVLGGSYSTTDGFYRNDFLNSNTVDDQEIWSVDGRFVAQLGDRTELDVKARYADLSGASIAFNAAFHLPNFAAVNPDFFEDVNDHPFNFYSNIRPTNEQQTFEVSAKIDHEFDAVTLTAWVLYSDVQQSLTADGTSADFARFTFPIGTPASAAASGACFGSTAALTGFPVNSPGFIGNNPVPFIFDPVNGSTFGPYSPTTCDGTQYQIREQSDISAEIRIASNTGGPLSWQLGGYFLRIDRETGVSLGADLGNGVIENLFNDATSGNPTTQLYNDDFSTNVYAIFGSADYEVTPDLDIGLALRYDIEDRSVRNLVPVAVDPFTGGPINPGQAFGAIGPQSETFKQLQPKLSLRYAITDDVNFYANWGIGFKSGGFNNQGSAAIVDQAFNQFIGTNVLINDIYRKETSSAFEAGVKGALFNDKVTFDLAGYYTSIDDMQFFEFFVGAFGLLRVVSNIDEVEVYGAEFNLNAEIIPGWDIFGAVNLTESEIKANASRPITVGNESPYTADYTINLGTQMVAPIADSFDLVMRADYRITGPTWFHTVQDDPSPTLFSGLLPGSALALPGFVGDADYSITEREAFGVLDLRFGFEGENWNITAFADNLLNKRYLNEVIPAVEFGGSFLSPGGLRRFGVEVGFTF; via the coding sequence ATGAGGACTTTCAAGAACACACTGGCATGCGGCGCAGCGTTTGCAGCTGTAGCGATGGCGTCCCCGGCATTTGCGCAGGACGCGGACGCTGCCGATGGGGCGAGTGAAGGCGCACCTGACGGTGATGTCATCATCGTGACAGCCCGCCGCCAGAGCGAAGAACTCGCCGATGTGCCGGCCTCCATTACGGTTTTCACGCAAGAAGCACTGGCCCGTACCGGCGTCGAACGCGCTGACGAATTCGTGCAGCTGACGCCGGGCGTTACGATTGTGAGTGGCACAGCCGAAGCCGGCGACACCCAGATCAATATTCGCGGCATCAACGGTGCCCGCGACGCGGAAAGCTCGGTCGCCCTGGTGGTCGACGGCATCCTGAAGACCAATACGGCCCAACTGAACCAGGACCAGGGGACGCTGCGCCAGATCGAAATCCTCAAAGGTCCGCAGGGCGCGCTGTATGGCCGCAACGCTGCGGCAGGCGCGATTGTGGTCCAGACGCTCAAACCGGGGGATTTCCTTGAAGGCGGGGTAAAGATCAGCGCTGCCGAAGACGAGACCTACCGCGCGAGCGCCTATATCTCGAGCCCGATCGGCGATAATGCAGGTGTGGTCCTGGGTGGCAGCTATTCGACGACTGACGGTTTCTACCGCAATGATTTCCTTAATTCGAACACGGTGGACGACCAGGAAATCTGGTCCGTCGACGGGCGTTTTGTCGCGCAATTGGGGGATCGCACGGAGCTGGACGTGAAGGCTCGCTATGCCGATCTGTCGGGCGCATCGATTGCGTTTAACGCGGCCTTCCACTTGCCGAACTTCGCCGCGGTCAATCCCGATTTCTTCGAGGATGTGAACGACCACCCGTTCAACTTCTATTCCAACATCCGTCCGACAAATGAGCAGCAAACGTTCGAGGTCTCGGCCAAGATTGATCACGAATTCGATGCCGTCACTCTGACAGCGTGGGTGCTCTATTCGGATGTCCAGCAGTCGCTGACAGCGGACGGAACGTCGGCGGACTTCGCCCGCTTCACATTCCCGATCGGAACACCCGCATCGGCGGCTGCATCGGGCGCATGCTTTGGCTCGACCGCAGCGTTGACCGGGTTTCCGGTGAATTCACCCGGCTTCATCGGCAACAACCCGGTCCCGTTTATTTTCGATCCGGTCAATGGTTCAACATTCGGACCATACAGCCCGACGACTTGTGACGGCACGCAATACCAGATCCGCGAACAGAGCGATATCAGTGCGGAAATCCGTATTGCGTCGAATACCGGCGGCCCGCTTAGCTGGCAGCTGGGCGGCTATTTCCTTCGCATTGACCGTGAAACCGGTGTGAGTCTTGGTGCTGACCTCGGCAACGGGGTGATCGAGAACCTGTTCAACGATGCGACCTCGGGTAATCCGACCACCCAGCTTTACAACGATGATTTCTCGACCAACGTTTATGCGATTTTCGGCTCGGCGGATTACGAAGTCACGCCCGATCTCGATATCGGCCTGGCGCTGCGATACGATATTGAAGACCGTTCGGTCCGCAATCTCGTACCGGTTGCGGTTGATCCCTTCACCGGTGGCCCGATCAATCCCGGTCAGGCATTTGGCGCGATTGGACCGCAGAGCGAAACTTTCAAGCAGCTCCAGCCCAAGCTCAGCCTGCGCTATGCGATAACAGACGACGTGAATTTCTACGCCAACTGGGGCATCGGCTTTAAATCTGGTGGCTTCAACAACCAGGGCTCGGCCGCCATCGTCGATCAGGCGTTCAACCAGTTTATCGGCACCAACGTGCTGATCAATGACATCTATCGCAAGGAAACTTCGAGCGCATTCGAAGCGGGCGTGAAAGGCGCGCTGTTCAACGACAAGGTCACCTTCGACCTTGCGGGCTACTACACCTCGATCGACGACATGCAGTTCTTCGAGTTCTTCGTTGGTGCCTTCGGCTTGCTTCGGGTCGTATCCAACATTGATGAAGTCGAGGTCTATGGCGCCGAGTTCAACCTGAATGCGGAGATCATTCCGGGTTGGGACATCTTTGGCGCGGTCAACCTGACCGAGAGCGAGATCAAGGCCAATGCCAGCCGTCCGATCACCGTTGGCAATGAATCACCCTATACTGCAGACTATACGATCAATCTCGGCACCCAGATGGTGGCCCCGATTGCCGACAGTTTCGATCTGGTGATGCGCGCTGACTATCGCATCACCGGCCCGACCTGGTTCCATACGGTCCAGGATGACCCGAGCCCGACCTTGTTCAGCGGATTGCTGCCTGGTTCGGCTCTCGCGCTTCCGGGTTTCGTAGGTGACGCGGATTACTCGATTACCGAGCGTGAAGCGTTCGGGGTGCTGGACCTGCGGTTCGGTTTCGAAGGCGAGAACTGGAATATCACCGCCTTTGCCGATAATTTGCTCAACAAGCGGTATCTCAATGAAGTGATCCCCGCGGTTGAATTCGGCGGATCGTTCCTGTCGCCTGGGGGACTGCGCCGCTTCGGGGTCGAGGTCGGCTTTACATTCTGA
- a CDS encoding isochorismatase family protein gives MSTDAHEDDDVRGNYAGVYEGRIGFGRRPALILIDFVKAYFEPESPLFADIQPALDAALELRHAARAAGVPVIYTNVVYHPSLKDGGRFTQKVAPLAGFAKGHPYGDWPAGMMPADDELVISKQYPSAFFGTSLASTLAANGHDSLIITGLTTSGCVRATCVDCCSHGFIPIVVEQAVGDRHEDPHRANLFDMNAKYGDVVSLAEAKAYMQALGRS, from the coding sequence ATGAGCACCGACGCCCACGAAGATGACGATGTCCGGGGCAATTACGCCGGTGTCTATGAAGGCAGGATAGGGTTCGGCCGGCGGCCGGCCCTGATCCTGATCGATTTTGTCAAAGCCTATTTCGAACCGGAAAGCCCGCTCTTTGCGGACATTCAGCCTGCACTGGATGCGGCGCTTGAGCTGCGCCATGCGGCGCGCGCAGCCGGAGTGCCGGTGATCTACACCAATGTCGTCTATCATCCTTCGCTCAAGGATGGCGGGCGCTTCACCCAGAAGGTTGCTCCGCTGGCGGGATTCGCCAAGGGTCACCCTTATGGCGATTGGCCTGCCGGCATGATGCCTGCCGACGACGAGCTGGTTATTTCAAAGCAATATCCCAGTGCGTTTTTCGGCACCTCGCTGGCCTCAACACTGGCGGCAAACGGGCATGACAGCCTGATCATCACGGGTTTGACCACTAGCGGTTGCGTCCGGGCAACTTGCGTCGATTGCTGCAGCCACGGGTTCATTCCCATCGTCGTCGAACAGGCCGTGGGTGACCGGCACGAGGATCCGCACCGCGCCAACCTGTTCGATATGAATGCCAAATATGGCGATGTCGTCAGTCTGGCCGAAGCCAAGGCGTATATGCAGGCGCTCGGCCGATCATAG